The Inediibacterium massiliense genome has a segment encoding these proteins:
- the nikB gene encoding nickel ABC transporter permease, whose product MLKYITRRVLFLIPVLIGVAFMVFTLLYITPGDPARMALGEQASQEAVDQLREEMGINDPFLVQFGRYVYNGVVKQDIGRSYITHRPVAEELFNVFPTTLKLASLSMLIALIIGIPFGIISAIKQYSIFDSVVMVFALIGISMPVFWLGLLLILFFSVQLGWLPSSGFYSLKHMILPAITLGAQSIAIITRMTRSSMLEVIRQDYIKTARAKGQKESKVVLKHALRNALIPVITIAGIQFGILLGGAVLTEVIFSIPGVGRLMVESIKMRDYPMVQGGVLFIAVAFSIVNLLVDLLYAYIDPRIKAQYR is encoded by the coding sequence ATGCTAAAGTATATTACAAGGAGGGTATTGTTTCTTATTCCTGTATTGATAGGGGTTGCTTTTATGGTGTTTACATTACTTTATATTACACCAGGAGATCCTGCTAGGATGGCTTTAGGGGAGCAAGCTTCTCAAGAAGCAGTAGATCAATTAAGGGAAGAAATGGGAATTAATGACCCTTTTTTAGTCCAATTTGGACGATATGTATATAATGGAGTAGTCAAACAAGATATAGGGAGGTCTTATATTACCCATAGACCAGTAGCAGAAGAGCTTTTTAATGTATTTCCTACAACTTTAAAGCTTGCATCTTTGTCAATGCTTATAGCACTTATTATAGGGATTCCTTTTGGAATTATATCTGCTATTAAACAATATTCTATATTTGATTCTGTAGTGATGGTATTTGCCCTTATTGGAATTTCTATGCCTGTATTTTGGCTTGGATTACTACTGATATTATTTTTCTCTGTACAGCTTGGATGGCTTCCGTCTTCTGGATTTTACAGTTTAAAACATATGATTTTACCAGCAATTACACTAGGAGCTCAATCTATTGCAATTATTACTCGTATGACACGTTCAAGTATGCTTGAGGTAATCAGACAAGATTATATAAAAACTGCAAGAGCAAAAGGACAAAAGGAAAGCAAAGTAGTCTTAAAGCATGCTTTAAGAAATGCGCTTATTCCAGTTATTACAATTGCAGGAATACAATTTGGAATATTACTAGGAGGAGCAGTATTGACAGAAGTAATTTTCTCCATTCCTGGTGTAGGAAGGTTGATGGTTGAGTCTATAAAAATGAGAGATTATCCAATGGTTCAAGGTGGAGTTTTGTTTATTGCTGTTGCCTTTAGTATTGTAAACTTATTAGTAGATTTATTGTATGCATATATTGATCCAAGAATTAAAGCTCAATATAGATGA
- a CDS encoding ABC transporter permease: protein MSTKTLEKKETIVKQKRKSNFSETIRRLRKSHMAMLGLCIVCILILTAIFADFIAPYEYDDQNLKNNFQSPSQDHLFGTDEFGRDIFSRVVYGSRISLEVGFIAVSISVILGGILGAIAGYYGGVTDNLIMRCMDILLSIPQILLAIAIAASLGPGLFNLMIAVGISSIPQYARLVRASVLSIREQEYIEAARSVGASDATIIFKHILPNCLAPIIVQATLGVAFAILTAAGLSFIGLGIKPPIPEWGAMLSGGRGYIRDCSYMTLFPGLAIMITILALNFLGDGLRDALDPKLKN from the coding sequence TTGAGTACTAAAACATTAGAAAAAAAAGAAACAATAGTCAAACAAAAAAGAAAAAGTAATTTTTCAGAAACAATAAGAAGACTTAGAAAAAGTCATATGGCAATGCTTGGACTGTGTATTGTCTGTATATTGATTTTAACAGCCATATTTGCTGATTTTATTGCTCCTTATGAGTATGACGATCAAAACCTTAAAAATAATTTTCAAAGCCCATCACAAGATCATTTATTTGGTACAGATGAATTTGGAAGGGATATATTTAGTAGAGTAGTATATGGTTCAAGAATATCTCTAGAGGTAGGCTTTATTGCAGTAAGTATTTCAGTTATATTAGGAGGAATTTTAGGAGCTATAGCTGGTTATTATGGAGGAGTAACTGATAATTTGATTATGAGATGTATGGATATTTTATTATCTATTCCTCAAATCCTTTTAGCCATTGCTATTGCAGCTTCATTAGGGCCAGGACTTTTCAATCTTATGATTGCTGTAGGAATTTCTTCTATTCCTCAATATGCAAGATTGGTTAGAGCATCAGTACTTTCTATTAGAGAACAAGAATATATAGAAGCTGCTCGATCTGTTGGAGCGAGTGATGCAACTATTATATTTAAGCATATTTTACCTAATTGCTTAGCACCTATTATTGTACAAGCTACATTAGGAGTTGCTTTTGCTATATTAACTGCTGCAGGACTTAGCTTTATAGGTCTAGGAATTAAACCTCCTATACCAGAATGGGGAGCTATGCTATCAGGAGGAAGAGGATACATAAGAGATTGTTCTTATATGACTTTATTTCCAGGACTTGCTATTATGATTACTATATTGGCGCTGAATTTCTTAGGAGATGGTTTAAGGGATGCATTGGATCCAAAGCTTAAAAATTAG
- a CDS encoding ABC transporter substrate-binding protein, which yields MLKKAVSLVLMMSLVVGSLVGCGNSTSETAGEKKNNLVVATAYDAKSLDPHATNDMASSNAMKQIYENLVTLNDKNEVVPQLAEKFEKIDDKTYKFYLKKGVKFHNGEELKASDVKFTFERAMNEGAAVEHIVGEIDPNGIEIIDDYTIVIQTKKPSTPFLTSLAHVGGGCILNEKAVKEAGNNYGMNPVGTGPFKFESWAKGDKIVLKRNDDYYGERPAFEEMVLRAIPEATNRTIELESGAVDIAYDITANDVSRVEENPDLEILRKIDNSTTYLGMNCEKAPFNNEKVRQAINYALDTESIVKSVFRGVGGIATGTVAPNVKYFNKELGKPDYNVEKAKQLLKEAGFEKGFKTVIWTNDKKERIDIATIMQSQLKEIGIDVEIKVLEWGALLEGLKNKQHDIVVVGWTCQTPDPDMAIYAPFHSTMKGKNNFAFFGDPQIDELLEKGRLLEDSPEREKVYYDVQKLLREKAPWVVINNGEQVVGVRKGITGFAPSEYGYHALYNVQFGSQK from the coding sequence ATGTTAAAAAAAGCAGTATCTTTAGTGCTGATGATGTCACTAGTAGTAGGAAGTCTTGTGGGATGTGGGAATTCTACTAGTGAAACAGCAGGGGAAAAAAAGAACAATTTAGTAGTTGCTACAGCTTATGATGCAAAATCTTTAGACCCACATGCAACAAATGATATGGCTTCATCTAATGCAATGAAACAAATTTATGAAAATTTAGTTACATTAAATGACAAAAATGAAGTAGTACCACAACTTGCAGAAAAATTTGAAAAAATAGATGATAAGACTTATAAATTTTACTTAAAAAAAGGAGTAAAATTTCATAATGGTGAAGAGTTAAAAGCCAGTGATGTAAAGTTTACTTTTGAAAGAGCAATGAATGAAGGTGCAGCAGTAGAGCATATAGTAGGAGAAATTGATCCTAATGGAATAGAAATCATAGATGACTATACGATTGTGATTCAAACAAAAAAACCATCTACACCATTTTTAACATCTTTAGCTCATGTAGGTGGAGGATGTATCTTAAATGAAAAAGCAGTAAAAGAAGCTGGAAACAATTATGGAATGAACCCAGTAGGAACAGGTCCATTTAAATTTGAAAGCTGGGCAAAGGGAGATAAAATTGTTTTAAAAAGAAATGATGATTATTATGGAGAAAGACCAGCATTTGAGGAAATGGTATTAAGAGCTATTCCAGAAGCTACCAATAGAACCATAGAGCTTGAAAGTGGAGCAGTAGATATAGCTTATGATATTACTGCTAACGATGTAAGCAGAGTAGAGGAAAATCCTGATTTAGAAATATTAAGAAAAATAGATAATTCAACTACATACCTTGGAATGAATTGTGAAAAAGCTCCATTTAATAATGAAAAAGTTCGTCAAGCTATTAATTATGCTCTAGATACAGAATCTATTGTAAAATCTGTATTCAGAGGAGTAGGAGGAATTGCTACAGGAACTGTGGCACCAAATGTAAAATATTTTAATAAAGAATTAGGAAAACCTGATTATAATGTAGAAAAAGCAAAACAATTATTAAAAGAAGCAGGATTTGAAAAAGGATTTAAAACAGTGATTTGGACAAATGACAAAAAAGAAAGAATAGATATTGCAACGATTATGCAAAGTCAATTAAAAGAAATAGGAATTGATGTAGAAATAAAAGTATTAGAATGGGGTGCATTGTTAGAAGGATTAAAAAATAAACAACATGATATTGTAGTAGTTGGATGGACTTGTCAAACACCAGATCCAGATATGGCTATATATGCTCCTTTCCATTCAACGATGAAGGGAAAAAATAATTTTGCTTTCTTTGGAGACCCACAAATAGATGAGTTACTTGAAAAAGGAAGATTGTTAGAGGACTCTCCTGAAAGAGAAAAAGTATATTATGATGTTCAAAAATTACTTAGAGAAAAAGCTCCATGGGTAGTGATTAATAATGGAGAGCAAGTAGTAGGAGTAAGAAAAGGAATCACAGGATTTGCTCCAAGTGAATATGGATATCATGCCCTTTATAATGTTCAATTTGGTAGTCAAAAATAG
- a CDS encoding ABC transporter ATP-binding protein: MSTKDKLLDIKNLTIHYKTDNGIVRAVENLNLYLNKGETLGFVGETGAGKTTTALGIMQLVPNPPGKIVNGEIFFEGEDLLKKSSDEMRNILGEKIAMIFQDPMTSLNPVLSVGDQIAEMIELHENISKKEAMKKAGDMLEKVGIRRERMHDYPHQFSGGMKQRVVIAIALACNPSLIIADEPTTALDVTIQAQVLELMKELKEEYNTSMILITHDLGVVAEICDQVAIMYAGNIVEYTDKKTLYNHPLHPYTLGLFDSIPDLEEEQYELNVIKGLPPDPTNLPSGCTFHPRCNKAMDQCSKCKPDMIEVEPGHFVSCFLYEK, translated from the coding sequence ATGAGCACGAAAGATAAATTATTAGATATAAAAAATTTAACGATCCATTATAAAACAGATAACGGAATAGTAAGAGCTGTTGAAAATTTAAATCTTTATTTAAATAAAGGAGAGACATTAGGTTTTGTAGGAGAGACAGGAGCTGGAAAGACCACTACTGCATTGGGAATTATGCAGCTTGTACCCAATCCTCCAGGAAAGATTGTAAATGGAGAAATATTTTTTGAAGGAGAAGATTTACTAAAGAAAAGTTCTGATGAAATGAGAAATATATTAGGAGAAAAAATTGCAATGATTTTCCAAGATCCTATGACTTCTTTAAATCCTGTACTTTCTGTTGGAGATCAAATTGCAGAAATGATTGAGCTTCATGAAAATATCAGCAAAAAAGAAGCAATGAAAAAAGCAGGAGATATGCTTGAAAAAGTAGGAATTCGAAGAGAAAGAATGCATGATTACCCTCATCAATTTAGCGGAGGAATGAAACAGAGAGTAGTTATTGCCATTGCCCTTGCATGTAATCCTTCTTTAATTATTGCAGATGAACCCACTACGGCGTTAGATGTTACTATACAAGCACAAGTATTAGAGCTTATGAAGGAATTAAAGGAAGAGTACAATACATCTATGATTCTTATTACTCATGATTTGGGTGTTGTAGCGGAAATATGTGATCAAGTGGCTATTATGTATGCAGGAAATATTGTAGAGTATACAGACAAAAAAACATTATACAATCATCCCCTACATCCATATACATTAGGTTTGTTTGATTCTATTCCAGATTTAGAGGAAGAACAATATGAACTCAATGTGATTAAGGGATTGCCGCCAGATCCTACGAATCTTCCATCCGGATGTACTTTTCATCCAAGATGTAATAAAGCTATGGATCAGTGCAGTAAGTGTAAACCAGACATGATAGAGGTAGAGCCAGGACATTTTGTTTCGTGCTTTTTATACGAAAAATAA